The region TTGAGCACTGAATCGTTTCTGAGCAAATTCTTCATGGCTCCGTAACTTTTTCTCAATCGGAATGACCGCTGCGATCGATACATGCCCTACGGGGCGATCGGAAGTCACCCGCTGAGCCGACAGGTTCAAAAGCCTGTCAGGCGGCAGAAGAAGGATGGAATCGCATGAGTCCCTGCCAAAACTGCCATGCCGGCTGCTGTCGCAGTTTTGCAGTTTCCATCACGGGAGCGGATATCATCCGCATCGAACGTGATCTCAAACTCAATTTCTGGGATTTCGTCTGCCGTTGGGAAGATCGCGAAGGGCTCATCACGCGCGGGCAGGCTCCACAGTTTTATTTTGACGATGAGCCAGAAGTTCCCTTTGCCATCTGCCTGATGCACAGTCAGAGCCAGTTTTTCCCACAATCGACCAAATGTCGATTTCTCATGGAAGGCGCACCGGATCGAGATTTCCCTCTCGGTGAAGCCCGATGTGGCATTTATGGCTCTCGACCATCGGCCTGCCGAATTTTTCCGACGAGACTGAGTTCATCGGGGCAGATCGCGGAAATTTACGACATCCCCTCACATGGTCGTCACGAACAGTTGCCAATCTACGAACTGTGTCCACGCCCATGGATCCCTGCCGATCTTGACCCGGTTCAAACCGTGGAAGATCTGGTCATCGCTCGCTTTGAACAGCTTTTTTTCCAGCAGCTGGCCAGAGTCTGGAATAAGTCTCCCCAAAGCTGGGCTTCGTTTCCGGACTTCATCCGCTTTGTTTATGAGAAACGACTGATCCGAAAAACGGCCGACGAACTGGAAGCCGAAATTCCCGCCACGATCCCTTTTTTCCGGGCGGCGTAATCCATCAACTTCGCACCGGCGGGCGGCCCTTTCGTGCTGATTACTGGCGAATTGGGCTCGTGCAGCCGAAGCGGGCTCAATCTTGCCAGCTGATGATTCAACTCAATGTCGCATGCCAAAAAGCGACATGTTGCAGGCAAGTATCGAAAATGTCATCCTTCCCGAATCTCAATTCAATCGAAGGGAAGCGGACATGCCAACACATCGATTTCGAATGATTCCTGCATTTCTCATGGGGATCATCATCGGACTGACAGGATTCAGCCCACTGTTTGCAGAAGAACTATCCAGCGAAGAAGAGTGCCGTCAGGCCGTTCAACTCGCCATGAATGCTCTTCAGGAAGGCAATATCCGTGAGTTTATTGCTGCTATTGAGAATTCCTCAGGTGAAGTGAACGAAGAAAAGCGACTTCGATTTGACGCCCTCACACAAAAGATCCATCAGGAAAAGATCAAACTGGCAGCACGTTATGGCGAACCGCTCGGAAAAGTCGAATTGCTGAAGACTGAGAAAATCTCGGATCGATTCATCCGCTACACAGTTCTCGAATATCACGAACGCTCAGCAGCTGTCTTTCGCATCACTTATTACCGACCACGCGAAAACTGGACATTTCACTTCCTGAACTGGACTGACGATCTCAACTCGCTCTACGAGAAGGCTCCCTGAACGTAATCCCATCACAATTGACGGCCTTCGAGACCACACAAAAGGCCTTCATCCGTGTGATTCGCCCTGTCCATTGGGCCAATCTTTCAACAGCCAATTGAACGTCATGACGAGTTCTGTTTACATATTAGATTCATTCACATCGACGCTCGGCACGAAATCAAAGAATCTGATCTCAACAATCACATCTGATTATTAAGGGATATCGCATGGGTGGAGGCGCACCTGCTGCGGCAGCCAAGTTCAGCACGATCCGATTGGGAGCGGGGGTCATCAAGGACTTCCCGATTAACAAACTGTTTCGGGCCATGGTCGATCTCAACAGCTCCGACTTGCACTTGCAGGTGGGCAAGCCCGCGATTCTCCGCATCAAAGGGGCATTGAAACCTCTGGATATGCCTCCCATCACCGAAGAGCAGATGAAGGAACTCTGCTGGCCGCTGATGGACGAACGCAACCAGGAGATCTTCATGAACACGGGCGGTGCCGACTATGCCCATGTCGTCGAGTACAAGGGTGAGCCGTGGCGTTTCCGCGTGAACATGTTCATCCAGACTGGGAAGGTAGGGATGGTCAGTCGTAAGATCGAGCGGTCGATCCCCAACTTCGAGGGGTTGTACCTCCCGCCGATCATGGAGGATCTCTGCCGGTACGACCAGGGGATGGTGCTGCTCGCCGGCGTGACGGGTTCGGGCAAATCGACCACCATCGCGTCGATGCTCGACTGGATCAATCACAACTTCGGCAAGCACATCCTGACGATCGAAGATCCCGTCGAATTCGTGTATACGGCCGACAAAAGCCTGATCAACCAGCGGGAAATCGGCCCCGATGTCTGCGATTTCCACACCGCGATGAAGCATGCCGTGCGGCAAGACCCCGACATCATGCTGGTGGGTGAGTTGCGCGACCGGGACACGTTCGAGACCGCCATCCATGCGGCAGAAACGGGCCACCTTGTATACGGCACGATCCACGCCTCGTCGGCTCCCTCGACGATCGGCCGTATTCTCGACCTGTTCCCGCAAAGCATGCACTCGGCGATCCGTTCGTCGATGGGCTTCAACATGAAGGCGATCGTCGCCCAGAAGCTGCTCCCCACGATTCGCGACAAACCCAAGCGCGTCCCCATCTGCGAGGTAATGCTGTTCAACGGCACCGTCCGCAAGCTGATCCTCGAAGAGCAGGATGAAAAACTGCCCGCCGCCATGCGGATCGGCAAGGCCGACGGCATGCAGTTGTTCAACGACAGCCTGTACCACTTCATCACGCAGGAATACGTGAGCCGGGCGGAGGCTTTTGAGATCAGCCCCAACGTGGAAGAGCTCAAAATGATGCTCAAGGGGATCGATGTGAAGGGCCCCGGGATTCTATAAGAGCTTCCACATTCTTCACGATACAACGGCTTTTCATCTTTCGGCAGGCTGGCCAGGACATCATCCATTTCAAAATTGCGGCATCGCAATTGTCGAGATCACAACTTTCGAGATCAGAAATCAGTCATCGTCAGAGAGACGCAAAGCATGTCTAAACTCTTTACGACCGTTCTCACCCCACTGTTTCCTCTTCTGCTGATATTAGGTGTTTTCCTGAATCCACAGAGTGCATCCGTGGCTCAGGAAAAAAAACCGCACCCGCAGGAGCAACTCGATACGACAATTGCCGAGATGATTCGCCTGTTACAGGAAAAGGAGCATAAAAAACTGATTCTGGAATTTTCGATTCCTGAGGAACTTGAGGTTCTCAAGCAGACGAATAACGTCGATGCCCTCTTTGATGCTTTTGCAAAAAATGGTGCCCCAAAACTTCTTAATGCTTTGAAAAAGGCCGCTGAACTCAAGCCCGTCATGAGTGAAGATGGCCTAGTCGCAGAGTTCATTTTTCCTGAAGAGATTAACGGGAATAAGAAAATGTTCTTCAAAAAAATCGACAAAAAGTGGTATCTGCAAAACCGCACAAGTTAACCAACTGCCTCTCGCCCAAACAACCTCTTTAACGTCATTTTATTGAGCTATAAAGCTTATCTTTAACACTGGATCGCTCCTGTGACCGTGACCCTTGAGACTGATCCACGCTTTGCCTTTGGTGCCAACTGGTGGAGATTTCTCTCTCGCCTGACCGAACCGCAAATCGCCACTGCTGAACAATCGATTCAAAAGCTGTTCCATCGCGAACGGCTGGATGGCCTGACGTTTCTCGATGTTGGCTCGGGGAGCGGGCTGTTCAGCCTGGCAGCAACTCGCTTAGGGGCCATTGTCACATCGATCGACTTTGATCCTCAGAGTGTGGCCTGTGCCGAGGAACTGAGACGCCGATATGGTTCGGGCAACGGGTGGACGATTCAGCAGGGCTCGGCTCGCGATCAAACGATGATGGCCAGCCTGGGGCAGTTCGACATCGTATACTCCTGGGGTGTACTCCATCACACAGGAGATATGTGGTCAGCCATTGCGATCACGGCACAGGCCACGAGGCCCGGTGGTCACTTCTGCCTGTCTATCTACAACGATCAAGGCGCTGCCAGTGACCGCTGGAAGATTGTTAAACAGCTCTATGTGGCTTCACCTTCGTTCATCAGGCTGTTGATCGTCCTCGCAGTAGTCGTGGCCTACGAATGCTATGCCATTCCCGTGAACCTCTTCCGCAGCCTGATGCTGGTGATCCGCCTCAAGAACCCGCTCCCCATCTGGCAAGCCTGGTTCCAATCGCGGTTCGGCCAGAAAGAGCGCGGGATGTACTACTGGACCGACATGGTCGATTGGGTGGGCGGCTGGCCTTTCGAAGTAGCCAAACCCGAAGAAATCTTCCGGTTTTTGCGAGATCGAGGCTTCACGCTGTTTGAGATGAGGACTGTTGGCGGCCGACTGGGCTGCAATGAGTTTGTCTTCCGCCGCAATGACTAAACCGATCGGATCGCTATCCGCTGGTCAGTTCCGAGGTCACTCCTGAAAATCCGATAGTCGGCGACGGAGTTCCTGTGGCACCAGATGTCCGGCATTGAGATCGTCAAGGTAAGCCGCTGCGTTGGCTGCCAGCTCATCGTCTTCACAGGCACTCACCAGTTTGGTGAATCCACTCTCTTCTTTGAGATAGGCATGTGCCCATGCCGATTCCAACTGCACTTCCATCTCGGGATGCTGATCAGCCAATTCAAAAAGTGCAGGGCGGTAGGACGCACTGATAAATGGAATGGCACTGGCAGCCGCCTTGCCTGCCACACTTCGGCTTTCCAACGGTGCTGCGGCATCCAGCCATTCCGAAAGTCGCTGGATTCCTTCCGGCGAATCATAAGGATGCGTCAGAATCTGATCGGCTCTTGCCAGTTGATTCAGCCAGAACAAACTGGCGATAGCCGCTGTATCCTCTGTCGATTTTGGGGAGAGCAGTTTGACGAGCTTCGGGATAATCGGATCCTGTTCTCTCGGCCACTGAATAAAGCCATCCCAAACCCAGAGATTGCAAAGCCTGGCATCGCCGCTGGCAGCCACAATCGTATCCCAGCCTTCGGATGTCCCAAAGCGGGAAAAGAGCATCAGCAGATAACCCAGCAGGTCATCATCGGAAGGGATCTTCTCAGAGATTTTTTCAAAAATATCGAGCAGGTGGGGCATTGCATGCCGGGCGAGATACATGAAAGCCTGAGTCGTCTCGATCCGCTCGAAAGCGACCAGAAGAGCCCGCACATCACCAAATTCAATCAATTGATCTTTCAGCCATTGTGCCTGCCGCTCCAGCAATGAGACCACTAAGGCTGCATCTGCAATCGTGGTGATTGCCGCTTCCGCAATTTCGGCTGCCGGGAATTCACCGCCATCATCCAGCCATTCATTGCAAAGTGCCTGCCACGTTGGCCTAGACATCATTCCACCCCCGCATCTCTTCCACCCTTCGGGTAATTGTTGAGCCCGTCCGGCTGAATTCTTACTTGAAAACCTGAACAGGACAATCGCGGTTGTGGAGGATACTTGGCATAAGCGAGATCTTGCTGATGGCGAGTGCAGAGCCAGAAGACAGATTGTCTCCCGGAAACGATCTTTCGAACATGTTCACAGTCGTGACATAAACTCTTCAAAATTCAGCAGTCTCCCACTCAGGGCTGGCGAACCCATCGATTTTGAACCGTAATTGGAACCGAACGCCGCATCACGATCTACCGACGGCACAAATTTCCTGCCGAAAAATGACAAACCACTTCCGCCCATGGCTTTTGGCTCGAGTTGTGGCGATGTTCATAATCTTTGTGTAAGGGATGCCCAATTTCCCTGCAAAACTCATATCATTCACGCTCAATTTCATGGATCCGTCAGTCTGGGAGTATCTGTTGACCAGTCAGGAACAATCACCAGATAAAGAACGCATCGCCCTGGCAATTCAACAGCCCTGGGCCGAACTGATTCTTCAGGGGAAGAAAACGATTGAAATCCGCTCGACCATGACGAATCAGCGAGGTCGCTTCTACGTTTATGCATCCCGAAAGCCCTCTCAGCTTCCTTGCGCTCTGGTCGCAGCCGCTGAGCACCATCTTGAAATCGAACAACTCCCGAAAGGGGTGATCCTGGGGACAGTCGAATTGATGGATGCTCGATCAGCTAAGGCGTCTGATGCTCTTGCGGCCTGCGTCCCGCCAGAACTTCTCGTTAACCGGCAAGCCTGGATTCTGCAGAATCCTTTCCGGCTCCCGCAGGAACTGTCACCGCGATTTCTCCCCTATGGCATCTGGTTCTACCCTTTCCAAAGGAAGCCGGCAGCGGGGGACTCACTGCGATAGACTCCGTATCGAACTGATCATGATGTGCACTGAATGACCCCAACAAAGCAAAAAAATCTCGACAGGCTGATTCTCGAAATGAACTCTCCGACCTTCGCTGTCAATACACCCATCGCCTGGCTGAATGGCCAATATCTTCTCGAATCAGCCGCTGCGCTTCCCGTAACGGATCTGGGGGTTGTTGGTGGTCTGGCGGTTTCCGAAATGTCGCGCACCTTTGCCGGTCAGATTTTTCGATTGACTGATCACCTCGAACGACTGCGACAATCTTTGAAATTTGTCGAAATTGCGTTGCCCTGTTCTGAGAGTCAAATTTTCGAGATCTGCACGCGGGTGGTCACCCACAACTTCAAGGTCGTTAACACTCCAGAAGTCATCGATTCGAAAGAGATTCCGCAGGAATTAGGGGTCGTGATCTTCGTCACCGCCGGGCCAAATCCCACCTACACGGGACAGGAGTATGCCAGGCAACATGGCCCGAGTGTAGGTATCCACACCTTCTGCCTGAGGCGACAGGCTTACCACGCGATGTACCGGGATGGGGTCTCCCTCGTCTGCCCGCCAGTTCAAGCCTTACCTGCGGAGATTGTTCCCCGAACCATCAAATCAAGAAGCCGTATGCACTGGCGGATGGGTGAACTTGCTGCGCGAAAAATTGACCCGCACGCCTTCAGTATTCTTGCTGATGACGATGGTTCATTGACCGAAACTGCTGCTGGGAATCTGGTTGTCATTCAAAACAACTGCGCCATCTCCCCACCCGAAGGCCAGGCACTCGAAGGGATCAGCCTGAAGGCGACACTGGAGTTTTGTCAGCGCTCCGGACTTACGGTCGAACGTCGAAAAATCTGGCCTAAAGATCTCATGATGGCTCAGGAGGCATGGCTCACCAGTACTCCCTTCGGGATGGTTCCGGTCACCCGGTTTGATGGGCATACGATCGGCGCAGGACCAAAAGGCCCGTGGTACCAGAAGATTCTCCATCAATGGAGCCAAACCACTGGTTCCGACCTTGCCCTATGGCTTGGCGGTGAGAATACGGCTGGCCTAGAAAATTAAGTTGACTCCAGTTTCTGTTTCCACTTGGCGACCTGCTGGGCGACGGATGCCGTTCCCCCCGAACCTTCACTGCGGAAGCGGCGGACAGCATTCACCACACCCAACGCTTCGAACACATCCTGTTCGACCTGTGGTGCAATCGACTGAAAATCAGCCAGAGGCAACTGCGCCAGCGTGCAGGACTTCGATTCCGCGAGCCTCACGAGCTTGCCCACAGTCTCATGGCCTGTCCGCATGGGGACACCCTTCTGGATCAGATACTCCATGAGCGTCGTTGCATCCAGAAACCCTTCTTCAATGCGGGCCGAGATCGTCTCTTTTTTCAGTTCGGCGTGCTCAACAATAGCAGCAGCCAGTTCGAGACTCGCCTCAACCTGATCGAGGGCATCGAACAAGGCCACCTTGTCTTCCTGCAGATCGCGATTGTACGCCAGGGGCAGGCCCTTAATGAGCACGAGGACATGCTGCAGATCACCGACCACTCGGCCTGCTTTTCCGCGAATCAGCTCCAGTACATCGGGATTTCTCTTTTGAGGCATGATCGATGAACCGGTCGTGTAGGCATTCGGCAATTTGATGAAGCCAAACTCGGTCGTACACCACAGAATCCATTCTTCGGCCCAGTTGCTCAAATGCGTGGCGATCAAAGTGAGATCAAAAACGGTCTCGGCGACAAAGTCGCGATCGCTGGAAACATCCAAACTATTGGCAGCCGGCCGGTCGAATCCCAAGAGTTCGGCTGTTCGCTGACGGTTAATCGGCAACGTTGTACCAGCCAGAGCAGCGGCCCCCAGCGGAGATTCATTGAGGCGCACGCGAGCATCCCGCAGGCGAGTTCGATCACGCTCAAATTTCTCGCACCAGGCACACCAATACTGTGAGGCAAGCACTGGCTGAGCACGCTGCAGATGCGTGTAGCCGGGCAAAATTACCCCCTCATCTCGCTCCGCACGCCCAATAAACGCCCGCTGCAGTTCAACAAGCAATCCATCAAGCCGATCCATCGCGTCTCGTACATAAAGTTTGAGATCGGTTGCCACCTGATCATTGCGACTTCGGCCCGTGTGCAGCTTGCGACCGGTATCTCCCAACCGTTCGATCAAAGCCGACTCGATATGCATGTGGATGTCTTCCAGTTCGATTCGAAAGGGAAATTTCCCTGCGAGAATCGTGGCCAGAATCTCATCGAGTGCGGCGTGAATCTGGTTCTTTTCCTGCTCGCTGATCAGGCCGACTTCCGAGAGCATCTGCGAGTGAGCCTTCGAACCGCGAACATCGACCTCTGCGAGCCGGGCGTCGAAGCTGATCGATTCGGTGAAACGTTCCACGCGAGGATCCGTCTGCCCATCAAATGCACCACCCCAAGCTTTAGCTGCCACGTTCACTTCTTTCGACTGCCAGAATGAGTATTAACAACCCGAGCCTGCTGGCGAACCTTCGGATGGGGTTCGCTGGAAATGACCGATTGGTCAAGTTGATTCACTTCTCAGGTTCATTTGCCATCTTAGCGGGTGGCAAGGCACTTTTCCCCCGGACGACCACAGCACATTCGAAGCTCATTCGCCGACTCAAAGCACTTCAATTCCTGACCCGATGTGGCAAAAAATCAACGGAAAACTGGTTCAATCAGAATTTGTGGCTCCCCAACAGCTGTAAGAATGGGTAATTTAGGTGAAATCTGTTTGACAAACTTCAGAACATCATTTCGTGAGTGGATCTCCACCAAATGTATCATAACCTTCTGTGCTGCATAACTTTGTGCACGACTACACTTCTCTGGGCACAGCTTCCAGCTCAGGAAGTTGCTCCCGAAATCGCTCCTCAACCAGTCGTGGCACCACTCACACCGGCTCCCGTGCTGGTCGCTCCTGTTCTGCCTGACGCGATCTCATCACCACCAGCGTCCATCGCAAATTTACCGGCCATTGCTCCTGAAAATCAGCCAGTAGCCCCTCTTACGAATCAGGTCGGCTCACCATCAAAAGAAATGTCCCCAACGAACATTGTCACGGTGAACTACACACCAGATGGTTCTGCCGTCCATACGTTCGGTGCAGGGACTGCTTCCGCCTGGACAGTCACCATAACTCCAGGATTCCCATCGACTTCTGGATTGTCATCCCTCCCGGGCCGATTTGCTCCGAATATGCTGATGCCCCCAGCACCGGCGGCTCAATCAACACCTGCTGGCAGCGAAAATACTCCGGCGGTTGCCGACCAGAGCTGCCTTAACTGCGATGTGCCTCATGCAGGGGCCGGCGCGCTGACGGGCGTGATTCGAGCCCATCACTACACCGAAGTGTACAATCAGATCCCTTTCAGTCGCTCGGAATACGATGCCAATCCTGCGTATCGCCATGATGCCACCATGGAACTGTTGCTGGGCCAGATCCGGCCAGTCACCTACCAGACAACCAATGTGAACGTCGCCACGGGCGGCTGGAGTCCATGGATCAATTATTACCGAGGTTTCTGGGGTTACCCTTGGGGTTATCAGCCTTTCGGTTACTATGCACCCAGATATCGGACATACGTCCGCTGGTAGACTGCAAAGTGATCGAAGGATCTCGGGATGGCTCTGGATCATCAGAAAGCAAGTACTGCTCCTCCACAAAAAAAAATATCGCCACCCTGTGTGGTGCTGGTGAGTGGTGGGCTGGATTCCGCCACAATTCTTGCCATGGCCAAAGCGCAGGGGTTTTCTCCCTTTGCGATCTCATTTGATTACGGCCAGCGGCACCGCTTTGAATTGGAAGCCGCTGAGAAAGTCTGCCAGGCGCAGGGCGTCGCCCGGCATGTCGTCATTCCCCTCGACATGCGATCGATCGGGGGCTCAGCCCTCACCGCCAATATCGATGTCCCCAAGGACCGCTCGGAAGCCGAATTGACCAGCGGCATTCCCATCACCTACGTTCCCGCCCGAAACACGGTCTTCCTCTCGATTGCCTTAGGCTGGGCCGAAGTGATCGGGGCACAGGATTTGTTTGTAGGTGTGAACGCCGTGGATTACAGCGGCTACCCCGATTGCCGACCGGAATTTGTAGCCGCTTTTGAGAAGCTGGCGAACCTCGCCACCCAAACCGGCGTCGAAGGCCAGCCCTGGAAAATCCATGCACCATTAATTCACCTCACGAAGGCTGAAATCATCCGGCAGGGAGTCGCCCTGGGTGTCGATTACTCTTTAACTCATAGCTGCTATGATCCAACTCCCACAGGACTTTCCTGCGGCCACTGTGACTCCTGTCTGATTCGCAAGAAGGGGTTCCTCGAAGCACATATTCCAGATCCCACCCGTTATGCCGACTGATCTTTCCACTCTTCCTTCTGCTAAAAAAACAGGCCACAGTTCTGCGCGCCTGCGTATTGCCGAAACCTTTCTTTCGGTGCAGGGGGAGGGTGCGCTGACGGGCGTGAGATCGTTTTTTATCCGCACGACGGGCTGCAACCTGCGCTGCTGGTTTTGCGATACTCCGTACACCTCGTGGACAGCCGAAGGAAACTGGCAGACCATTGATGAGTTGCTGGCTCAGGCCACTGCCAGTGGAGCGGAGCACGTCATTCTGACTGGAGGTGAACCACTCCTTCAGCCCGCGATTGTCGAACTTAGCCACGCGCTGAAGGCTGCCGGGCTCCATATCACTGTAGAAACAGCAGGAACGGTCGACCGTCCCGTGATGGCAGACCTGATGTCGATCAGCCCGAAGCTGGCGAATTCGAACCCCACTGCCGCACCCGATTTTCCTGTAAATCCCACTGCGGTGCGGGGAAGCCAAGGCGCGGTCGCCCGCAGACACTCTGAGCTGCGCTGGAACATCGCCACGCTCACACGTCTGACGACTGACTACCCGTATCAGCTCAAATTTGTGATCGATACTCCCGCTGATCTCGATGCACTTTCAGAGGCTCTTACTGAGTTGCCGCACGTTCCGCCGGAACATGTCTGGTTGATGCCCCAGGGGATCACACAGGAAGAACTCGCCTTGCGTGGAGCCTGGCTCAAGCCACTGGCAGAATCGCAAGGCTACAACTTCTGCCCCCGCCTCCACATCGAATGGTTCGGCCACCGCCGCGGCGTGTGATATTTCTCACTCGGTAGAAAAGTGCTCACGAAATGCGTCACGACAAACGAATGACATCATCGAAAAGCCAGAACCCCGAGCAGATAACACAATTCCAATCGTGGTGGAAAAACTCCTTGGGCTTTTCCACAGCCACCAAGGCAACGAGGGCCGCTGAGAGAGCCACAACGGTCAACCGCTTCATGATTGACTCCTCTTGCTCTGCCTAACGATCCGCATCACCGGGCGGCAAGGAAAGGCAGTGCAGTCACAACACGCGCCGCGCGCCGTTCCGGTGCATGCGCTAGTTAGGCGGACTTTTTAGTTTGTAAACACCGGATGGAATCCGCATAACCCAGTCATGGAGACTATTCCAGCGGTAAATAACGATTTCACAGTCATTGTTGGCGTAGATCCAACTGACAAAATCAAATATGTCCTGACGTTTAAATTCTGATCTCAAACTGCCGGTAACCGCAACCAACCTTTCATTCCCCCAGAGGTCGAATGTGTCGGTTAAACTGACAAGCAGATATTCTCTTTCGCACTTTGTCTTTATGCCGAGATAGAAAATGTTTTTCGCTACAAATTCCATTTCCTCTCGAGAAAACTTTTTTGTGGACTCCATGTCAGAGAAAAATGTGTCGAAGTGTGTCTTTCCTACGTCGGTCCATTCATACCAGATGTCCTGTCTATCCGAATCTAACTTCTCGATCCATCCAAGTGCCTTGAGCTTTTCGCCAATTGCCGACATCCGGCCGTAAAATGGATCCACGTTTTTACCCATGTCTTCGCCGTGGCCAATGGCCAAAAAAGAAAAGAGATTCGCAGGGTGGCCCAGATTGACTGTACTCAATCTACTTGGGTGGCAACGCCACAAGAGGTTAACGAGACTGAGATGAGTTCACCAAAAGTTTTTAATCCCTTGGCCGGGTGATCGAGGCTGAAACTCTGCTTTCTGACGGGATGTTCAAGCCAAAGAAGAGCACTGGCAAAGCTGCAATTCATGCAACAATCCGCCTCAGATCCCGAGGAACCTGCAGGGCACTTCTTCCAGCAAATAACTCTTATGCCGCTGGCACACAGGTAGCTCGATGACGAGCAACCTGTGCCACCATGCGTCTTGGACCTAGCCACCGGCGCTGACCCCAAACGCCCGCAGTACGGCATCGCAATACTCATCGACCCGCAGCTCATACTCGCAGTCCCGCACCAACTCGTCCACTACGCCTTCTCCCATTCGTCGGGCATGCGGCCACACCCCGAGCAAATCGTCCTGCTCATCGTCGAACGCGACCAGCCACGCGCCCGCATCCTGCCCGATCTTGGTGAACGCAGCCCGAATGTTGGGCGACGACTCGAATAGGTGGCTCATCCCGGAGGTCGCCGCCGTGCCGCGGAACAACGCAAAGCGGTCGCCGCACCGCAGCGAACTCCACACGCACCCGATAGCCACGCGGCCGGAGACCGGGTCGGACAGCCGGTCGTTCCCGCCGTGTTCAGCGATTCGATCGTCCGGTGCGAACAGGAACGACAGGCAAAGGTCATGGGTTTCGTACTGGCCGCGCCGGGCGACTGCCATCAGCCGCTCGGGAGCTTTGCGGACGGCCGACAACAAGCGGTCGGCATCGTCGGGCACAAGGTGCGAGGCCAGCGATTCGACCAGCCGAATGACGGCTTTCCGTGGGGCGACGATCTCGTAGCTGTAGTCAATGCCCACCGAAGCGCCCTCTGCGACCATACAGGTATTCGACCGCCAAAGTGCGGTAGAATATTGTTTCAGTTTTGCGGTGTGGCATGGACTTGTCAATTTTGATGTGTCAGTTTTTATAGGGCAGGCTCCCGCCTGCCTGTTCAAACCACATTACACTCACGACGCCCAAATCACCGTCACCCGTCACTTTACTCCAAACCATTTGGTTGAACCCCCTCACCAGCCAACCCCGCATCCTCCGCCAAAGGGATCACCTTCCAATCCTTCAGGAAGTAGCAATATCCCGAAGGATGCCAGTGCATATTCACACGGCCACCAATCAACAATCGCTGCCATAACGTCATCTGGCGGGTTCCCCACTTTGGATACCATACACGAAGCAAACGACCTTCCAGCCTCAGGCGATCAACTCCCATGTATCCCGCAATTAGCTTGCATTCATTGGTGGAGCCCGCAGGACAAATGAAAGTCCCATCGTTGAGTCGCAATCGGTATCCGAGCTGCGGATCATCGTCCAACACACCCTGCACAATTACGTTACCACCTTCGCAACCGATAACCATATCACCGCTCTCCGTGCGGGGCAGGAGAGTTCGAT is a window of Planctopirus limnophila DSM 3776 DNA encoding:
- the argH gene encoding argininosuccinate lyase; translation: MAAKAWGGAFDGQTDPRVERFTESISFDARLAEVDVRGSKAHSQMLSEVGLISEQEKNQIHAALDEILATILAGKFPFRIELEDIHMHIESALIERLGDTGRKLHTGRSRNDQVATDLKLYVRDAMDRLDGLLVELQRAFIGRAERDEGVILPGYTHLQRAQPVLASQYWCAWCEKFERDRTRLRDARVRLNESPLGAAALAGTTLPINRQRTAELLGFDRPAANSLDVSSDRDFVAETVFDLTLIATHLSNWAEEWILWCTTEFGFIKLPNAYTTGSSIMPQKRNPDVLELIRGKAGRVVGDLQHVLVLIKGLPLAYNRDLQEDKVALFDALDQVEASLELAAAIVEHAELKKETISARIEEGFLDATTLMEYLIQKGVPMRTGHETVGKLVRLAESKSCTLAQLPLADFQSIAPQVEQDVFEALGVVNAVRRFRSEGSGGTASVAQQVAKWKQKLEST
- a CDS encoding aminotransferase class IV; translated protein: MNSPTFAVNTPIAWLNGQYLLESAAALPVTDLGVVGGLAVSEMSRTFAGQIFRLTDHLERLRQSLKFVEIALPCSESQIFEICTRVVTHNFKVVNTPEVIDSKEIPQELGVVIFVTAGPNPTYTGQEYARQHGPSVGIHTFCLRRQAYHAMYRDGVSLVCPPVQALPAEIVPRTIKSRSRMHWRMGELAARKIDPHAFSILADDDGSLTETAAGNLVVIQNNCAISPPEGQALEGISLKATLEFCQRSGLTVERRKIWPKDLMMAQEAWLTSTPFGMVPVTRFDGHTIGAGPKGPWYQKILHQWSQTTGSDLALWLGGENTAGLEN
- a CDS encoding type IV pilus twitching motility protein PilT, translating into MGGGAPAAAAKFSTIRLGAGVIKDFPINKLFRAMVDLNSSDLHLQVGKPAILRIKGALKPLDMPPITEEQMKELCWPLMDERNQEIFMNTGGADYAHVVEYKGEPWRFRVNMFIQTGKVGMVSRKIERSIPNFEGLYLPPIMEDLCRYDQGMVLLAGVTGSGKSTTIASMLDWINHNFGKHILTIEDPVEFVYTADKSLINQREIGPDVCDFHTAMKHAVRQDPDIMLVGELRDRDTFETAIHAAETGHLVYGTIHASSAPSTIGRILDLFPQSMHSAIRSSMGFNMKAIVAQKLLPTIRDKPKRVPICEVMLFNGTVRKLILEEQDEKLPAAMRIGKADGMQLFNDSLYHFITQEYVSRAEAFEISPNVEELKMMLKGIDVKGPGIL
- a CDS encoding ASCH domain-containing protein, with the protein product MDPSVWEYLLTSQEQSPDKERIALAIQQPWAELILQGKKTIEIRSTMTNQRGRFYVYASRKPSQLPCALVAAAEHHLEIEQLPKGVILGTVELMDARSAKASDALAACVPPELLVNRQAWILQNPFRLPQELSPRFLPYGIWFYPFQRKPAAGDSLR
- a CDS encoding class I SAM-dependent methyltransferase, encoding MTVTLETDPRFAFGANWWRFLSRLTEPQIATAEQSIQKLFHRERLDGLTFLDVGSGSGLFSLAATRLGAIVTSIDFDPQSVACAEELRRRYGSGNGWTIQQGSARDQTMMASLGQFDIVYSWGVLHHTGDMWSAIAITAQATRPGGHFCLSIYNDQGAASDRWKIVKQLYVASPSFIRLLIVLAVVVAYECYAIPVNLFRSLMLVIRLKNPLPIWQAWFQSRFGQKERGMYYWTDMVDWVGGWPFEVAKPEEIFRFLRDRGFTLFEMRTVGGRLGCNEFVFRRND
- a CDS encoding YkgJ family cysteine cluster protein — protein: MSPCQNCHAGCCRSFAVSITGADIIRIERDLKLNFWDFVCRWEDREGLITRGQAPQFYFDDEPEVPFAICLMHSQSQFFPQSTKCRFLMEGAPDRDFPLGEARCGIYGSRPSACRIFPTRLSSSGQIAEIYDIPSHGRHEQLPIYELCPRPWIPADLDPVQTVEDLVIARFEQLFFQQLARVWNKSPQSWASFPDFIRFVYEKRLIRKTADELEAEIPATIPFFRAA